In a genomic window of Candidatus Palauibacter polyketidifaciens:
- a CDS encoding CehA/McbA family metallohydrolase codes for MFLALAAAPADGAAQWTNRYPKVAGYGHHVYLEGYELPTLTAGPIDPALSPGGARVAFASHGWIWVMDLSSGVARRLTRGGGIDARPAWSPDGELIAFVRDDTEDTEIVWVAAGSGTELGRVDSPGLELDPAFSADGTKIFYSSAESEAGALDLWAVDIESGVRRPVTDARGIELKPQPGERALVYLWKGGGRDRVVLRSGDAAEPRTLIEGSIASMARPALSPDGSTVAVNWPTQEGWDLRLLNVAEPGPSILLASGGLPLTPAWDPAGEWVYFAEADDRERMNLKRVRAAGGPIETVDVTAWDWGVATASLRIRTVAEEGGAPVAARLAVVDGAGHPLVPDGPASRFDGQSGRVFFYSPGVIELTVPVGEVTVSAVQGLATPEASATVQVGAASAAAEVEVVLSPVWDARAGGWSSGEHHFHLNYGGPYDLSPDDLMPMMRGEALDFATPLLANLHNRFEDQDLWTWRHSGGPPFVRFGQEVRSHFLGHLGLIEIDDLFWPWVWGPGYQVYGSDDRANAEPLRHARAQGGFQYYVHPVSTRGMPRATPWAEASIADLYGVVPIELVPDAVLGNLDALEIVCLWSDEILTSQIWHLLLNAGIPIVPSAGTDVMNNFYRTMAIGTSRVYAQTGTVENWSTYMDALRNGRSFVTNGPFIEFSIDGAEPGHIVSAGEVSWSLDVATATEVERVEVLVNGEVAWSGEGLGGPGSRRFEGDLTLPEGGWVAARAVGGPARWPMMANYPFAHTAPVWIGSVGSSDPAVRRAAAAELLAILGVARLRLTAGYGGADIPNILDRFDAARERLEALAAR; via the coding sequence ATGTTCCTCGCCCTCGCGGCGGCCCCCGCGGACGGGGCGGCGCAGTGGACGAATCGCTACCCGAAGGTCGCGGGGTACGGCCATCACGTGTACCTCGAGGGCTATGAGCTGCCCACGCTCACGGCCGGGCCCATCGATCCGGCGCTGTCGCCGGGCGGCGCGCGGGTGGCCTTCGCCTCGCACGGCTGGATCTGGGTCATGGATCTGTCGAGCGGAGTCGCGCGGCGGCTGACCCGCGGCGGGGGGATCGACGCGCGGCCCGCCTGGTCTCCCGACGGCGAGCTCATCGCGTTCGTGCGCGATGACACCGAAGACACGGAGATCGTCTGGGTCGCCGCGGGCAGCGGAACGGAACTAGGCCGCGTCGACAGCCCCGGACTCGAACTCGACCCTGCGTTTTCCGCTGACGGGACGAAGATCTTCTACTCATCGGCCGAATCGGAGGCCGGGGCCCTGGATCTGTGGGCGGTCGACATCGAGAGCGGCGTGCGGCGGCCGGTGACCGACGCACGCGGGATCGAACTGAAGCCCCAGCCCGGCGAACGGGCGCTCGTCTACCTTTGGAAAGGCGGCGGCCGCGACCGTGTCGTCCTGCGGTCGGGCGATGCGGCGGAGCCGCGGACGCTCATCGAGGGGAGCATCGCGTCCATGGCGCGGCCCGCTCTGAGTCCCGACGGGTCCACCGTGGCCGTAAACTGGCCGACGCAGGAGGGGTGGGACCTCCGGCTCCTCAACGTGGCGGAGCCCGGGCCATCCATCCTGCTGGCCTCGGGCGGCTTGCCGCTGACGCCCGCCTGGGACCCAGCCGGCGAGTGGGTCTACTTCGCCGAGGCCGATGACCGGGAACGCATGAATCTCAAGCGTGTGCGAGCCGCCGGCGGTCCCATCGAGACGGTGGACGTGACGGCCTGGGACTGGGGTGTTGCGACGGCGAGTCTTCGGATACGGACGGTGGCCGAGGAGGGCGGCGCTCCGGTGGCGGCCCGGCTCGCGGTCGTGGACGGCGCGGGGCACCCGCTGGTCCCGGACGGTCCGGCGTCGCGGTTCGACGGACAGAGCGGCCGCGTCTTCTTCTATTCGCCAGGTGTCATCGAACTCACCGTTCCGGTCGGCGAGGTCACGGTCTCGGCCGTTCAGGGGCTCGCGACGCCCGAAGCATCCGCGACGGTACAGGTGGGTGCCGCGTCCGCCGCCGCGGAGGTCGAAGTCGTGCTTTCTCCCGTTTGGGACGCCCGCGCCGGCGGCTGGAGTTCGGGCGAACACCATTTCCATCTCAACTACGGCGGCCCCTACGACCTCTCGCCGGACGACCTGATGCCGATGATGCGGGGCGAGGCGCTGGACTTCGCCACGCCGCTCCTCGCGAACCTCCACAACCGGTTCGAGGATCAGGATCTGTGGACGTGGCGGCACTCGGGCGGCCCGCCCTTCGTCCGCTTCGGGCAGGAGGTCCGGTCCCACTTCCTCGGCCACCTGGGCCTGATCGAGATCGACGACCTGTTCTGGCCCTGGGTGTGGGGACCCGGCTACCAGGTCTACGGATCGGACGACCGCGCGAACGCCGAGCCGCTGCGACATGCCCGGGCCCAGGGAGGCTTCCAGTACTACGTGCACCCCGTGAGCACGCGCGGCATGCCGCGCGCGACGCCCTGGGCCGAAGCGTCGATCGCCGACCTCTACGGCGTCGTGCCGATCGAACTCGTCCCCGACGCCGTGCTGGGGAATCTGGATGCGCTCGAGATCGTCTGCCTGTGGAGCGACGAGATCCTCACCTCGCAGATCTGGCACCTGCTGCTGAATGCCGGGATCCCGATCGTGCCCTCGGCCGGGACCGACGTGATGAACAACTTCTACCGCACGATGGCCATCGGCACTTCGCGCGTGTACGCGCAGACCGGGACGGTGGAAAACTGGTCGACCTACATGGACGCGCTGCGAAACGGCCGCAGCTTCGTGACCAACGGACCGTTCATCGAGTTCAGCATCGACGGAGCCGAGCCCGGCCACATCGTGTCCGCCGGGGAGGTCTCGTGGTCGCTCGACGTCGCGACCGCCACGGAGGTGGAGCGGGTCGAGGTGCTGGTGAACGGCGAGGTGGCGTGGAGCGGGGAGGGGCTCGGCGGCCCCGGCTCGCGCCGCTTCGAGGGCGACCTGACGCTTCCGGAGGGGGGATGGGTCGCTGCGCGTGCCGTCGGAGGCCCGGCCCGCTGGCCGATGATGGCGAACTACCCGTTCGCGCACACCGCGCCCGTGTGGATCGGAAGCGTCGGCAGTTCCGATCCCGCCGTCCGCCGAGCTGCGGCTGCCGAACTCCTCGCGATCCTCGGCGTAGCGCGGCTCAGGTTGACCGCGGGTTACGGCGGTGCGGACATCCCGAATATCCTCGATCGCTTTGACGCCGCGCGGGAACGGCTGGAGGCGCTGGCTGCGAGATGA
- a CDS encoding prolyl oligopeptidase family serine peptidase, with protein MSRSPRSVRKRHRRYAVLGLLAIGCSPPGGGVVDDGRIPLTLENLFTAAGGAGRAVLSPDGSMLAVAGPVEGAGGRGIHLVPTSATGEVAAAEGEAATFRLAGGAQTWSPEGERLAFIAGGSLVVAEAGTSDRVVVVEGVSGLRAPSWSPDGTTLAYYSTASGSQDIWLVNATGATPPRQLTAGAAEADDSRFSPMWSPDGRWIAYISNRADWWHDDVWLVAVASGEAHRVSASLMASSSPVWSPDGSSLVLMGTSKDEYWYEDLAYLYRIDLDLAGTVPRVLREAPLDMQVYATDAIMRFDPFWSGDGERIYFPYQQRGAFDLWSVPASGGVATRVTNVGGAWSSLHATPDGSRAVFTRDAATEGREAWLLDLDGGTPARVTDFSPDFEGVQRPAEISFRSFDGLYIQGFLYLPPAVRVARSAGSDPPACPALVQVHGGGTNSYTQGTNLVEQYLANEGFVVLAINYRGGSGFGREFQDLSVEDWLNDQSKDPGAAADWLRRQPYVNGRVGIYGGSYGGMQSMSAITRTPDKFDAAVPMRGIYSESLTLRYADRLGKIFTITGHGGTPEERPEIYAKSETLDRMDRITAPVLIMHGEFDVRAPFENFELAVERLEALGKEFESKTYPEGHGFRDPSNSVDMYSRLDAFFDEHLGGCQPDDRSLD; from the coding sequence GTGTCTCGATCCCCGCGATCCGTCCGAAAGCGCCACAGGCGGTACGCGGTCCTGGGGCTCCTCGCAATCGGCTGCTCGCCCCCCGGCGGCGGGGTCGTCGACGACGGCCGGATCCCGCTGACGCTGGAGAACCTCTTCACGGCCGCGGGGGGCGCCGGACGCGCCGTGCTCTCGCCCGACGGATCCATGCTCGCGGTGGCCGGACCTGTCGAAGGCGCGGGGGGACGCGGGATCCACCTTGTCCCGACTTCGGCGACGGGGGAGGTGGCGGCCGCGGAGGGAGAAGCCGCGACCTTCCGGCTCGCCGGCGGCGCGCAGACGTGGTCCCCGGAGGGGGAGCGGTTGGCCTTCATCGCCGGAGGAAGCCTCGTCGTCGCAGAAGCGGGAACATCGGACCGGGTGGTCGTGGTGGAAGGCGTGAGCGGTCTTCGCGCCCCCTCGTGGTCGCCGGACGGCACGACGCTCGCCTACTACTCCACGGCCTCCGGCTCCCAGGACATCTGGCTCGTCAACGCGACCGGGGCGACGCCCCCGCGGCAGCTGACGGCCGGCGCGGCGGAGGCCGACGACAGCCGCTTCAGCCCCATGTGGTCGCCGGACGGTCGGTGGATCGCCTACATCTCCAACCGGGCCGACTGGTGGCACGACGACGTGTGGCTCGTCGCCGTGGCGTCCGGCGAAGCGCACCGGGTCTCCGCTTCGCTCATGGCTTCCTCGAGCCCCGTCTGGTCGCCGGACGGATCGAGCCTCGTCCTGATGGGGACGTCCAAGGACGAGTACTGGTACGAGGACCTCGCGTACCTGTACCGTATCGACCTCGATCTCGCCGGTACCGTCCCGCGCGTCCTCCGCGAAGCGCCGCTCGACATGCAGGTCTACGCGACCGACGCGATCATGCGCTTCGACCCCTTCTGGTCCGGCGATGGCGAGCGCATCTACTTCCCGTACCAGCAGCGCGGCGCCTTCGATCTGTGGTCCGTCCCCGCCTCCGGCGGCGTCGCCACGCGGGTCACGAACGTCGGCGGGGCGTGGTCGTCGCTGCACGCGACGCCGGACGGCAGCCGCGCCGTGTTCACGCGGGATGCGGCGACGGAGGGCAGGGAAGCCTGGCTCCTCGACCTCGACGGTGGAACCCCGGCCCGCGTGACGGACTTTTCGCCGGACTTCGAAGGCGTCCAGCGTCCCGCGGAGATCTCCTTCCGCTCCTTCGACGGCCTGTACATCCAGGGATTTCTCTACCTGCCGCCGGCGGTCCGGGTCGCGCGCTCCGCCGGCTCCGACCCGCCCGCGTGCCCGGCCCTCGTCCAGGTGCATGGGGGAGGGACGAACTCCTACACGCAGGGGACGAACCTCGTGGAGCAGTACCTCGCGAACGAGGGTTTCGTCGTGCTCGCCATCAACTATCGCGGGGGGTCCGGCTTCGGTCGCGAGTTTCAGGATCTGTCGGTCGAGGACTGGCTGAACGACCAGTCGAAGGACCCGGGCGCCGCGGCGGACTGGCTGCGCCGCCAGCCGTACGTCAACGGGCGCGTGGGCATCTACGGCGGGAGCTACGGAGGCATGCAGTCCATGTCCGCGATCACGCGCACGCCCGACAAGTTCGATGCGGCTGTCCCCATGCGCGGTATCTACTCGGAGTCGCTGACCCTCCGCTACGCGGACCGTCTGGGGAAGATCTTCACGATCACGGGGCATGGCGGGACGCCCGAGGAGCGGCCCGAGATCTACGCGAAGAGCGAGACGCTCGACCGGATGGACCGCATCACCGCCCCCGTCCTCATCATGCACGGAGAGTTCGACGTAAGGGCGCCGTTCGAGAACTTCGAACTCGCGGTCGAGCGGCTTGAGGCGCTCGGCAAGGAGTTCGAATCGAAGACGTATCCCGAGGGACACGGCTTCCGGGATCCCTCCAACTCGGTCGACATGTACAGCCGGCTCGACGCCTTCTTTGACGAGCACCTCGGAGGGTGCCAACCGGACGACAGGTCTTTAGACTAA
- a CDS encoding sodium/solute symporter (Members of the Solute:Sodium Symporter (SSS), TC 2.A.21 as described in tcdb.org, catalyze solute:Na+ symport. Known solutes for members of the family include sugars, amino acids, nucleosides, inositols, vitamins, urea or anions, depending on the system.) translates to MAWLQTHWIAVALLAVYGALLVRHAIEGRRGTKGRADYYVGGRSMGGVVLGLSFFATYSSTNSFVGFSGQAYTYGAPWLLLAPAVVIFSLSAWIWVAPRLRAFTGAVDSVTLADYVGFRFESRAARVLAAIIVIFASFLYMIAVFKGIGNLLEIFLDIPYRGAIGFVFVVVVLYTAVGGFISVVKTDAVQGIVMSIAAILLFWGTLNSAGGLGAIDAIRAAPDTSGLFRWDAAMPFPVLVGIIVAGTLKFIVDPRQLSRFYALADPQAVRRGLIVSTIAFLGVYTLLLPIGLYAHAVIGSGLAESDLVVPTLLGDAGILPALPAAFILVAMLAAAMSSLDSVLLVMASTWERDVISLFRRVEEGRDEGRAVAHTRLWVALFAIITAWLALNPPGSIVTLTAFSGGLYAACFFPAVVLGLLWRRGTGAGAVASLLTGFTVLLCWDLVPFSDAVHEVFPAMALSLAAYVGCGLAAPPLAAAKRLDIKL, encoded by the coding sequence ATGGCCTGGCTGCAGACACACTGGATCGCGGTGGCTCTCCTCGCCGTGTACGGCGCCCTGCTCGTGCGGCACGCGATCGAGGGCCGGCGCGGGACGAAGGGCCGGGCGGACTACTACGTCGGCGGGCGGTCGATGGGTGGAGTCGTGCTTGGCCTCTCCTTCTTCGCGACCTATTCGAGCACAAACAGCTTCGTCGGGTTCTCGGGACAGGCGTACACCTACGGGGCGCCGTGGCTGCTGCTCGCGCCCGCCGTCGTCATCTTCTCGCTCTCGGCCTGGATCTGGGTCGCGCCGAGGCTCCGCGCCTTCACGGGGGCGGTGGACTCGGTCACGCTCGCCGACTACGTGGGGTTCCGCTTCGAGAGCCGGGCGGCGCGCGTCCTGGCGGCGATCATTGTGATCTTCGCCAGCTTCCTGTACATGATCGCGGTCTTCAAGGGGATCGGGAATCTGCTCGAGATCTTCCTCGACATCCCCTACAGGGGCGCGATCGGGTTCGTGTTCGTCGTCGTCGTCCTCTACACGGCCGTCGGGGGGTTCATCTCGGTCGTGAAGACGGATGCGGTGCAGGGGATCGTGATGTCGATCGCCGCCATCCTCCTCTTCTGGGGGACGCTGAACAGCGCCGGGGGGCTGGGGGCCATCGACGCGATCCGCGCGGCGCCCGACACCTCGGGACTCTTCCGCTGGGACGCGGCGATGCCCTTCCCCGTCCTCGTGGGAATCATCGTGGCGGGGACGCTCAAGTTCATCGTCGACCCGAGACAGCTTTCGCGCTTCTACGCTCTTGCCGATCCGCAGGCGGTGCGCCGCGGGCTCATCGTGTCGACGATTGCCTTTCTCGGCGTGTACACGCTCCTGCTCCCGATCGGGCTCTATGCCCACGCGGTGATCGGCAGCGGACTCGCGGAATCGGATCTCGTCGTGCCGACGCTGCTCGGGGACGCCGGGATCCTGCCGGCGCTCCCGGCGGCGTTCATCCTCGTGGCCATGCTCGCGGCGGCGATGTCGTCGCTGGACAGCGTACTGCTCGTGATGGCCTCGACCTGGGAGCGGGACGTGATCTCGCTCTTCCGCCGCGTGGAGGAAGGACGCGACGAGGGACGCGCCGTGGCGCACACGCGGCTCTGGGTCGCGCTGTTCGCGATCATCACGGCCTGGCTCGCGCTCAACCCGCCGGGGAGCATCGTCACGCTGACCGCGTTCTCGGGCGGTCTCTATGCGGCCTGCTTCTTCCCGGCCGTGGTGCTCGGCCTGCTCTGGCGGCGAGGCACCGGGGCCGGGGCCGTGGCTTCGCTGCTGACCGGCTTTACGGTGCTGCTGTGCTGGGATCTGGTTCCGTTCTCGGACGCCGTGCACGAGGTGTTCCCCGCGATGGCGCTCTCGCTCGCCGCGTACGTGGGCTGCGGCCTCGCGGCCCCGCCGCTGGCGGCGGCCAAGCGCCTCGACATCAAGCTCTAG
- a CDS encoding NUDIX domain-containing protein has protein sequence MTGDCGPNARPTRHAMALVIEDPESAGKTPRWLLVRRPDDDPDLPGVWGLPAGSHADGEADRALVRRIGREKLGVETEDLGRLSEGQLERPGYRLEMRLHAARIAAGEPRVPQSVPGVTQYSEWGWKPSVELRHGADRGSLCCRLALDVAAASGE, from the coding sequence ATGACGGGCGACTGCGGTCCCAACGCCCGCCCTACGCGTCACGCGATGGCCCTCGTGATCGAGGATCCGGAATCGGCCGGTAAGACGCCCCGTTGGCTGCTCGTGCGCCGCCCCGATGACGATCCCGATCTGCCCGGCGTGTGGGGTCTGCCCGCGGGCTCGCATGCCGACGGCGAGGCGGACAGAGCTCTCGTTCGGCGCATCGGCCGCGAGAAACTCGGCGTGGAGACCGAGGACCTCGGCCGCCTGAGCGAGGGCCAGCTCGAACGCCCTGGCTATCGGCTCGAGATGCGCCTGCACGCGGCCCGGATCGCGGCGGGCGAACCCCGCGTGCCGCAGTCCGTCCCCGGCGTCACCCAGTATTCCGAGTGGGGCTGGAAGCCGTCGGTCGAACTCCGGCACGGGGCCGACCGGGGGTCGCTGTGCTGCCGCCTCGCCCTCGATGTCGCGGCGGCGAGCGGAGAATAA
- a CDS encoding pyridoxal-dependent decarboxylase, which produces MAQATSTASPGVQTRKRIPEQGIDWETLESELLGRKAIDYDWKNGRVPYLVYYVNEALKRVQDASHAIYSVENALSGQGSFPSVGAMEEEVVQMGLDLFNAPEGAAGQFTSGGTESIFQAVKVARDMKREARPDLGRLNIVAAYSRHPSVDKAAQILDLDMKYADCRPDFRADVDAIRDAIDESSIFIYAGAPTIYYGLIDPMRELGELALETGVRLHSDACYGGFISPFARELGYPVPDFDLSVPGVSSLSADLHKFGFAQKSASLVLFADGNDVDYARYVVRDLAGGSYASATAQGSRPGGAVACAWTMLRHIGREGYREIVRGIMETTHAAIEGVRAIDGLYVFEPEGDTNLFRYDVEPGEPFNIFAVARLMNERGWMMGQHRKPPAIHQPITSVHTPVLGEYLSDLGECVAIARRDRLQDTFLDGTY; this is translated from the coding sequence TTGGCACAGGCAACGAGTACCGCGAGTCCCGGCGTTCAGACCCGAAAGCGGATCCCCGAGCAGGGAATCGACTGGGAGACGCTCGAGAGCGAACTGCTCGGCCGGAAGGCGATCGACTACGACTGGAAGAACGGTCGCGTCCCGTACCTCGTCTACTATGTCAATGAGGCGCTGAAGCGGGTGCAGGATGCGTCGCACGCCATCTACTCCGTGGAGAACGCCCTCTCGGGCCAAGGCTCCTTCCCGAGCGTCGGGGCGATGGAGGAAGAGGTCGTCCAGATGGGCCTCGACCTCTTCAACGCGCCGGAAGGTGCGGCGGGCCAGTTCACCTCCGGAGGCACGGAGAGCATCTTCCAGGCCGTGAAGGTCGCGCGGGACATGAAGCGGGAGGCGCGTCCCGACCTCGGCCGGCTCAACATCGTCGCCGCCTACAGCCGGCACCCGTCGGTGGACAAGGCGGCCCAGATCCTCGACCTCGACATGAAGTACGCGGATTGCCGGCCGGACTTCCGCGCGGACGTGGACGCCATCCGCGACGCCATCGACGAATCCTCCATCTTCATCTACGCCGGCGCCCCCACGATCTACTACGGGCTCATCGATCCCATGCGGGAACTCGGTGAGCTTGCCCTCGAGACGGGCGTCCGCCTGCACTCGGATGCCTGCTACGGCGGCTTCATCTCTCCCTTTGCGCGGGAACTCGGCTATCCGGTCCCCGATTTCGACCTCTCCGTGCCGGGCGTGTCCAGCCTGTCCGCAGACCTCCACAAGTTCGGCTTCGCGCAGAAGAGCGCCTCGCTCGTGCTCTTCGCCGACGGCAACGATGTCGATTACGCCCGGTACGTCGTTCGCGACCTCGCCGGCGGCTCCTACGCCTCGGCCACCGCCCAGGGCTCCCGGCCGGGCGGCGCCGTGGCCTGCGCGTGGACGATGCTCCGGCACATCGGCCGGGAGGGATACCGGGAGATCGTGCGCGGGATCATGGAGACGACCCACGCTGCGATCGAGGGCGTAAGGGCGATCGACGGCCTCTACGTGTTCGAGCCCGAAGGGGACACGAACCTCTTCCGCTACGATGTCGAACCCGGGGAACCGTTCAATATCTTCGCCGTCGCGCGACTCATGAACGAGCGGGGCTGGATGATGGGTCAGCACCGCAAGCCGCCCGCCATCCACCAGCCCATCACGTCCGTCCACACGCCCGTGCTCGGCGAGTACCTCTCGGACCTCGGTGAGTGCGTCGCCATCGCGCGGCGCGACCGTCTCCAGGACACGTTCCTCGACGGCACCTACTAG
- a CDS encoding Ig-like domain-containing protein has protein sequence MAKRIRTTSGSSDSYRSPRARAARSAVLGFAGLAVLSCGGDETAGPPPGPPPPPPTATVPARITLDPETVAVVAGDTIRVRARVLNDRAQPISDAVVTWTISDPAVATIDATGLVTGLKEGSASLTATSGPVSNSAPVAVHSLDRATLMDLYVGTRGGEWTNNDGWGTDAPVGSWYGVTANANSRVTAIDLSENGLSGQLPEDLGRLAFLTELRVHGNAGLSGPIPASLTELGIQTLQYGGTMLCTVRDEGFQAWLNAIATRDGEFLACNEERSDLMKLYAAMGGESWTESGNWGTDDPLEDWFGISVDDTTGRVTTINLNRNNLSGEIPPEIQYFPSLRVLRLDYNRLEGEIPAEIGLLTELRRIDIDGNAFQGEIPPEIGNLENLRVLWIGGGENQLSGSIPPELGNLESLEEIHLYEARLDGSIPVEFGNLTELEVLRITETRIDGGLPESLAALGKLRRILLYDNELSNPLPS, from the coding sequence ATGGCGAAGCGCATCCGCACGACCTCCGGCAGCTCCGATTCCTATCGCTCCCCCCGTGCACGCGCCGCGCGTTCCGCGGTGCTCGGCTTTGCCGGTCTGGCGGTCCTCTCCTGTGGAGGGGACGAGACGGCGGGACCACCGCCCGGGCCGCCGCCGCCGCCCCCAACCGCGACCGTGCCGGCGAGGATCACCCTGGACCCGGAGACGGTTGCCGTCGTGGCGGGGGATACGATCCGCGTGAGGGCGCGCGTCCTGAACGACCGGGCGCAGCCCATCTCGGATGCGGTGGTGACGTGGACCATCAGCGATCCGGCCGTCGCGACGATCGATGCCACCGGGCTCGTGACCGGCCTGAAGGAGGGCAGCGCGAGTCTGACGGCCACGTCGGGCCCCGTCTCGAACTCCGCGCCGGTCGCGGTGCACAGCCTGGATCGGGCGACGCTCATGGACCTCTACGTCGGCACGCGCGGGGGCGAATGGACGAACAACGACGGTTGGGGGACGGACGCGCCGGTCGGAAGCTGGTACGGCGTGACGGCGAATGCGAACTCGCGCGTGACGGCGATCGACCTGAGCGAGAACGGCCTGAGCGGTCAGCTTCCGGAGGACCTCGGCCGTCTGGCCTTCCTCACCGAACTGCGCGTGCACGGAAACGCGGGGCTCTCCGGCCCCATCCCGGCTTCTCTCACGGAGTTGGGCATACAGACGCTGCAGTACGGCGGCACGATGCTGTGCACGGTGCGCGACGAGGGCTTTCAAGCGTGGCTGAACGCGATTGCGACGCGCGATGGCGAGTTCCTCGCCTGCAACGAGGAACGGTCGGACCTGATGAAGTTGTACGCGGCCATGGGCGGAGAGAGTTGGACGGAATCGGGCAACTGGGGGACGGACGACCCGCTCGAAGACTGGTTCGGCATCTCGGTGGACGATACGACGGGACGGGTCACTACGATCAACCTGAATCGCAACAACCTGTCGGGTGAGATCCCTCCCGAGATCCAGTACTTCCCCAGCCTCCGGGTGTTGCGGCTGGACTACAACCGGCTCGAGGGCGAGATCCCGGCGGAGATTGGCCTCCTCACCGAACTGCGGCGGATCGACATTGACGGAAACGCGTTCCAGGGCGAGATCCCGCCCGAAATCGGAAACCTGGAGAACCTGAGAGTGCTGTGGATCGGCGGGGGTGAAAACCAGCTGTCCGGCTCCATCCCACCCGAACTGGGCAACCTGGAGAGCCTCGAGGAAATCCACCTGTACGAGGCGCGGTTGGACGGTTCGATCCCGGTGGAGTTCGGAAACCTGACCGAACTGGAGGTGCTCCGTATCACCGAGACAAGGATCGACGGGGGGCTGCCCGAGAGCCTGGCGGCGCTTGGGAAGCTCCGAAGGATCCTCCTCTACGACAACGAGCTGTCGAACCCCCTGCCGTCCTAG